GAAGGGGAAACCAACAAAGTACAACCTACAGTGACCCAAACACAAGCATGTGACTTGTCATACATAGCATTCAATCCTGGACAATTATAGACTAATCCATTCAACATCCCAGGATTCCTCTCTCAGCTGATCTTCCAAAGTAAATCAGTGTACTTAAAGTAACTAATGAACTAGCTGTGTCAGATTTTATAGTTGCAGCACAACAATGTCCAGCAAAAATGCCAAATGAATGTAGAAAGCAACTGTGCCAAGTTAAATAAAAACACGACCATGTTTTCATAGTTATACTTACATCAACATATGCCATTTCTTATGGCTTGACAAAATGAATTAAAACCGCACGCTTACAGTCAATCTGATAAGCATGAGGGAACCCTCGAATCTTTTTTGGACATGAAATTAATCGCGCTGAAGAATACATGCCTAGCAGGACCCAGCCAGAAACATGAATTGTTAGACAGAACTAGTTCCCCACTACGCAGCCATCGAAATCTGCTACCAAATGATGACCGAGAGATGCGGATCAGCAGAGGTGCCAGACAGCCTAGCCTGCGTACCAGGTCACCCGATCGGAATTCCTGTGCAATCCAATCCGGAGTGAAGTGGTTTCTTCCCTCAGGTTCGGTTCTACTACCAGAGATCCAAACACAGGCCACGAAATGGTTGGGGAATCTTATGATACATACTGGCGAATCGAACGTACTAAACACTACCCAGCAGCTCGAACCGATCGAGCCGCCAAATCATACGAaagggagggaaggagaagggTGCGTACTCTGGATGCAGGCGGCAGGGGCACGGCAGGAGaggcgcgccgccaccgcgtggGAGAGCCGGGATGACGCCGCCACCGGGAGCCGCGGCGAAGGGTCACCACGCCCaggctgctggcctgctgctgtGGCCGAGGCACCAGAGATTTCGTTTCAATCAGGGGAGGAGAACGGAGGGTGGGGGTGATGTGGACGGCCGGCCCACCAAGTGCTAGATTGGTTTAGCTGCGTGTTGTGAGCAGGGTTTTTTATCCCGACCGGTTAAcccaaaccgccggccaccggttccggtttaccggaccggttggaccggtaaccggtggaaaccggttgaattcaaatccaaattcaaataaattcaaaaactcccgtgcaatcggttccgaccggtttaccggccgattttaccggtttaccggccggttttaccggtttgaattcgaatcaaattcaaaagctcccgtgcaaccggtttaccggccggtttgaccggtttaccgaccggttttaccggtttaccggccggtttgaccggtttgcctggtgggccttaatgggccggcccatttttttctttttcttttttgatttaacttcaactccccgcaaactatactaaatgaacgaaatttttgagaaaatttgacaccattagattcgttgcaccttgaagtatttttaggaattttttgagattttttccattttttggaattcaaatttaaaatttgaatttgggccggtttctaaccggccggaaccggaaccggtccgggccggtaagaccggtaaccgcggtaaccggaccggttcctaccggtttttttaaccctggttGTGAGAGGCAAAACCATTATGATGGCTGTGTAATCACTAGTTTAATTGCTCAGTTCCTAATTCCTAATCCTAATCCAAAGGTGCAAAGATTCTGGCGTCCCCCTGTTGCTTTCGTGAATTCTCCACCCATTGTAGTGTTTCGAACATGATTTCCACGAACAAGTTTCATCGAATTAAATTTCCTTATGTGTTGAGAAAGAATTGTGCGTCTATAAACATCAAATACAATATACTTTCCACCTAAAAACGATAGATTACTTTTCACCCTATCATCCTCAATGTCGGCTGTCATGATTTCCTcgtaaattttatttttaaaaagtcGTCCATAAACAAAAAGCCACGGCGCGGCCGTGGCACGCAACACGTCTGACATCTCAAAATAGATCGTCGATTGCTCGGAGACTCGTCGTACACCTCCGAGACAGACTCGGCCTCGGCCGGCACGTCGCGGCACACCGAGACGCCCACGAACCTGACACGGAGACCCGTCAGGCTCCTATAGAGTCCTAGTCAGCCGGGCCCCGAAAATAAGCGGGAGGCAGCAATCACGCTGCGATCCGCAtcgtcgccgtcgacgtcgtATAGGCAGACACCGGCGCGCGGGGCTTGGGTCAAACGAACTCACTCCCATCCTTTTTCCTCCGTTTCAattccttccctcccctcccccctcttGCGCCGCGCGAGAGGGCCGGGAGGACGAGCGGGTAGGGGATCGGGATCGGATCGGCAATGGGCAGGATCGAGTACGCCGtggtggcgcgcggcgcggtggtGCTCGCGGAGCACGGCGCGGCGGGGAGCAACGCGGGCGCCGTGGCGCGGCAGGTCCTGGAGCGCCTCCCCGACGGCGGCAACGACTGCAACGTCTCCTACACGCAGGACCTCCACGTGTTCCACGTCAAGCGCACCGACGGCATCACCGCGCTCTGCATGGccgacgacgccgccggccgtAAGTGCCTTTCCCTTCACTCACCATCTATCAATATCATGCCACGCATTTCGCATCGCGTCGTCGTGCCTGCGGCGACGGTGCATTGCCATGTGGCCTTTACCTTTCATTTCACAGGGAATAATTTTCTTGTTCTGGATCGACACGACACGCTAATGCATTCATCCATTCGTTCATGTATCCTTTGTTCTGATATACTATCTAGAAAAATGCTGCGCCGTTGGCGCTCCTGAGAGGCCCCTCACAGATATATGTGTGGTTATAAAGTTTTGATGCTAGCTCggtcaaatttgatttggattgtCAAATGTATGTGTGTGAGGTGTAGACTGTTGAAATATGTCTACGGATCATCTATGCGTTCGTAGCAAGAAAGCTTGTATGTGGCAGTCATTATAGGTGTCAATGCTGTGGTATATGTAGTATGTAAATGTGCGAGGCGATTAAACCCGTCACGGATACACATTAAGGAGGTTTTCTGTGAATTTGATGTTCGTCGAGTGCAGATTGGTTTCGCCAAGgaccagggtttttttttcataaagtTGTCATCAATAGAGTGTGTGTCGATTTCGTTGAAGTTCAAGTGGTCTTTTGTAGACATTCACAAAGTCCGggatttttttgtaaaattgccatccatggactgcgggttgatttcaccAAAGGTCGAGGGTTTTTTTGCCAAATTTATGTCCCCAGAGCGTCCGTAGCGAGAAAGCTTGTATGTGGCAGTCATCATACATGTTAATGTTGCGGTATATGCAGTGTGTAAATATACGAGGCGATTTAACCCGTCACCAATATACATTAAGTGGGTTGGTTTTGCAGAAGTTTTGGGGTGTTTTCTGTGAATTTGTTGTTCGTGGAGTGCACATTGATTTCACCAAAGCTCATAGAGTTTTATGTGGAGCGATGTAGATAGAGTGCGGGTTGATTTTATTATAGTTcagagattttttttgtttgaaaaacTATAGTAAACCCCACATATAATTATAATTGGTTTTGTGGGCCCCACATATGGTGGGTGGGTCcacagtggggcccacttgtgggACCCACATTGTCGGGTCCTACAgggcccacgtggggcccatGTGTGGGACTCATGTCGACAGATCCCACATATGGGGTCAAATGCCCTAGAATTGTTTCTGGTCGTTGGATCGGCCGATCCGACGGCCCATAtatttttgctgatgtggccacCTCCTGGAGCAAGGAAATACACCAAAATTAGttatatagatagatagattaaTCCTAAAAGATTCCATGCATGTTCTTCAGGACGGATCCCTTTCGCGTTCCTTGCTGATATCCACGGCCGATTTGTCAAGACGTATGGGCGGGCCGCCCTCACGGCGCTCGCCTATGCGATGAACGACGAGTTCTCCAGGGTTTTGAGCCAGCAGATGGACTACTATTCCAACGACCCCAACGCTGACAGCATAACTCGCACGAGAGGTGAAATCGATCAGGTACTTGATCAATTTCCTGGTTCGTCAGGATCGTGGCGTCTCCAGTTAAAACATCACCGGAAATTAAATAAAGAGAAAAGCTTAATTGTATGGACTGTCTGGTATTCTCTTCTCTTGCAGGTCCGGGGCATCATGCTCGACAACATTGACAAGGTACTGGAGAGAGGTGACCGTCTGGAACTGCTGGTAGACAAGACTGCAACTATGGAAGGAAACACGATGCGCTTTAAACGGCAAGCTCGCCGGTTCAGGAACACCATGTGGTGGAGAAATGTGAAGCTCACGTACGTACCGCATCTTCTTGCATTGGCTTATTATACACAGCTTCGTGTATGTATTGTAGTAATCCATCTTCTGACGTCCATATGATTTCTTTCTTCCTTGCAGAGCTGCAATAATATTCATCCTTACGGTGATAGTGTACCTGGTGATCGCCTACCTGTGCCACGGCTTCACCCTACCGTCCTGCGTCCCGTAAATCTTGTGCAACCCTCTGCTGCCGTAGGCTGCTTGACGACATTCTTAGTCCCGCCCTAAAATTTGTCCCAGATTCTGTGAGTGCAGCTTCATCGctgctatattttttttttctcgtgcAAGTGGAAGAACTGTTGCACCGATCGATTCTGAACTTACGTGCTTCTGCTTTCAAAAGTCCCATGGATATTTCGCAGCCTGTAAAAATATCTTCGAATGTTACGGCATCCCGCCTggcaattgtttttttttcctggatAACATTGCAAAAAAATGCAGCGTAGGACAGCAATAGCACAATCCAAATATCTAATGATAAAGTAACGTACGTTGGTGATTGAGCAATACTGGGAGGTGCATAGAGCGAGATCGGCATCAAAATAAGGGGATTCGACATTGCGCTAAGATACCAATCCGGAATTGTTACGGGAATTCTGAGAAGAAAAGTTTAAGGTACAAACAGGCAAGGCCACAAGGCACAGTAGACTGGTTGTTAGATCTGATAATATGAAGTAAAACAACACGTGCTCGCTTAATACaatcataagttatgctacccAACAACGAAGGTGCCACAAGCCCACAAACATGTGAACGATCACAAACTTAACCAAGTGTTTCCTTATGCATAGTAATTCAAGCTGGACTTCTTCTTTGCCTGCACTTGGATGATTCCCTCGTTGAAATCCTCATGGGTAACCTCTGTTGCGTCTCGGCGTAGAGCAAGCATGCCAGCTTCCACGCAAACAGCCTTTAGCTGAGCACCGTTGAAATCATCAGTTGAACGCGCCAACTCTTCAAAGTTAACATCCGGATTTACATTCATCTTCCTCGAGTGAATCTACAAAACATAACACAGAACAGAGTTATTTTGGTAGTGGCAGAACAGATTGACAATTTAAAATCAGAAACTGAGACACAGTTTTGCTACAAGTAGATATAACTTCAGTGGCCAGCTGGGCATACCTGCAAGATTCTAGCTCGTGCTTCTTCTGATGGATGAGGGAACTCAATCTTCCGGTCCAGACGGCCAGATCGCATAAGAGCAGGATCAAGAATATCAGCACGATTTGTTGCAGCTATCACCTGTAAGTCACACAACCCAGTTTAGTTAAGATGTTGAATAAGATATTTTTAGTACTATTCATTTATCATACTCGGTCAACAGAAGTACCTATGTGCCTTCTAAATTTGAGATTAAACATAATGAGGCAAAACATCAAGAATAAGTTGAAGGTTGAATGCTGACCTTTATCCTCTCATCGCTGCTAAATCCATCAAGCTGATTCAGCAACTCCAACATTGTCCTTTGTACTTCTCTATCACCGCTCACTTCACTGTAGTAGAATAAAACCACAAATTAAATTATCATATcacaaccaaaaaaaaaagcgcATCTAGTTGCATGAGCTTCCAGAAGAACAGTGCATTTATTAGTTAGTACTGATGATTAAACAATGGCATGCATGGTATAAAAGTTAAGATGTACTTATTAGTTAAGTGCAAATGTATGAATTATTTTGCAGATCACATATATTACATAAAATTCCAATTATTATTGCAATGATAACCACACTACAAGTGGAAAATCCAAGAGGTGAAAAATAGCTGCAAGCAGTCCATATCCCCATTCATATTTGTTTAGTGTACAGGAAAATTAGACTATACATGAGATAAAAATCACATACTCCTATCTAATTGTAGTCCTTTTAACAAACATAAATTCTGCACAACACTTATTAAATATTTTAGATATTGAAGCGTGGTGATCATGCGTAAATCAAGTCACGAAAGGATTATGAAAATGATTAAGAATGTCAGAATGATGAGCAGACTTGGTCTATCTAATTCAAACAGAATATGCAAATAAACACTGTTCTAGTTCAAAATCAATGTGGATCTAAGTGAAAAGCCATGACAAGGGACATCAGACTGCACCATAAGAATGCTACATCATGTACCTGTCAAAACGCTTTGTTCCAATGGCATCAAtttcatcaataaagatgaTGCACGGGGCTTTCTCCTTCGCCAGCTGAAAAGCATCTCTAACGAGCTTAGCTCCATCACCGATGAACATCTGGAACAGTTCACAAAAAATGTTGTTATATTTGCTAAATTATACTAAGGAAAAATATCAACTAAACAGAAGACAAACTGGTTCTGGATCTCTGCACCCAGCAATATTTCACAACACATCAACAATTATGAGGCAAATAATGCAATCAAAATCATATCATGATTTAATGCAATACCAAATAATCTCATATTAGGCGAAAAACATTGCAGAATTATAATACAAATCGAAGTTCCACAGCAGAATTGAGTAAAGTTGTTTATCACTTTATCAGGGCCAACTGTAATCCTTGCATCATTTAAAAATGAAGATTAAAATGATTTGAGTGGAGAATCCATAAAGTATTAAAATAATTTGAGTGGAGAATACATGAATGCAAGGTTAGTACTGACATTGCTTTCAACATCTTTTACACCGAAGGTTTTTAGTTACCTGGACAAGTTGTGGACCAGCCAATTTCAGAAATGTCGCATTAGTCTGTGCAGCGCATGCACGGGCCATGAGCGTCTTCCCAGTCCCAGGTGGTCCGTACAAAAGAACCCCCTTAGGGGGACGAATACCCAACTTCTGGAAGCGATCCTCGTGTGTCATTGGCAACACTATAGCTTCCACAAGCTCTTGAATCTGCATTAGACCAGAACATTGTATCATTACTTGCAGTGCTTGCAGAGAAACAAATTCACAACCATTCTGTTGCCCGAACCATCAGTCCTGCAGAGTAAATACCTGTTTCTCGAGTCCTCCGATGTCATTATAATCCTCAGTAGGCTTTTCATCTACTTCCATAGCCTTCACCCGTGAGTCGTACTCAGAAGGCAATGTATCTAGTATCAAGTAGCTGTCTTTGTTAACTCCTACTAAATCACCAGGCTTCAGCTTATCAGGGTCAACTAACCCAATTACAGGAAGGAATATAGTCTGGAAATAAccccaaaaaaatgaaaagtgaGTTTGAATTCTTCACAGTACAAAAAGTCACCCAACTGCAAATAGGTAACTAGCATGTTCACATAAACAAAATGAGGTTTAATAAAAATAGGTTGTACAGAACTAAAATGTAATTGAAATCTAAAAATGCTTCGCAGGAAGTGATGCCTATACCAATCTGATTGGGATTTGGCTTTGCCGTTTATCGGCGGACAAAGAGATCACAGGATCCAAACTAACTCAAAATTCCAGAGTGTGTTTTGTCACTGATGAGAAAGTTCATGCATATGATAAGAAGGCAGGATGCTTCAAAAAGGTCAGGCAAGTTTATTTACTTGTCTCGTGGATGTCTTAAGAACAACACATTTCCCCTTCCTTTGTGAGTCCAGGTCAATATTAGCACCATCCTCTTCAGCCTCATCCTCAGGGTTCATTTCCAAAATCTGAAACAGTTGAGAAAATATATAAGAAGAATTCTAAGCATTAATCCAACTTGCAcatttggcttgaaaccttacaAAACAACAAATTCGAAAGCCTCAGTAGTAACATTGTTAAGCACTCAAAAGACATACTCTACAAGAGTTCATTTTACTTTCAACTAGGAGTTACTGAATATGAAGTAGACTATCAAGATAAACAAACTCATGATGTACACCAAAATAAACCAACTCAAGTAGCCATAGGATGTTGACATTTCAAGTCTGTTACCAGTTACAACATAGCAAGATGAACTTATTCTAGGTAATTGCAAGGATTGCTCACACAAATAAACAAAGGAACATTAATGTATCTAGTGGCAGAGGGGCTACGGAGTCCTACCAAGCCAATACACCCCCCAACTAAACCTACGGCGTCTAACTAGTGTGAACAATACAAATTGACGCCAAGTAATGAAAATCCAGCCAATATAGTTTAACAGACAATAATTTTCTCATGTACTTTGCAGATCGATAACCAAAACGTGCTTCAACAATGAACTAATAATTCCTACCGGCGACTAATTCAGGTGATGAACGAACCTCGACTATGTTGCCGACGAGGTAGGGCAGCTGCTTGTTAAGCTTGATTTTCTCCTGGttctccttgattttctccttGACGGACTCGAGCTCCAGGTTCGTGCGCTGCAGCTCGTCCTACAGACACCCCAAGTCAGAACAGTCGTAAACTCCCCAGGAGGGAGCGATGCGAAGTGGGCTAGGGTTTCCCCAACCTTGTGGACGCGGATCTCGTTGTCGAGGAGGCGGGAGGCCCTGATGATGTCCTCCGTGGACATGGAGGCGAGCTGGTCGTCCTCCGCGTCGTCCACGGCCATGGcagccggcgcgggcgccgacGACGACATCGCTCGGCTGATCGCGTCGGGCTCGGAAAGGAAGGGCGCGTGTGGGGTGGGTttagtagccgccgccgccctcgagtTGTGCTGGAAGAAGATCCGATTCGACGGCCTGCCCTCAACTTGTgcgagaagaagaagatgatgcgATGGGCGAAGCAGACGGGGCGCTGTGTATTTACGGCCGGGCCGGGCGCGGACCGTCCAGCGTTTGAGTTGGAgcccgatttttttttttttgaaaggtaaGCTGGAGCCCAAGAGCCGAGATTGATGCAAAAGCGCTTAGCGATGGAAAAATGGCCCAGATGTAGCCCACCTTCTATGACAGTGTTCCAAATTAACCgattttttttcctgaaaaAGATTGACAAAATTAATGTACACTGCAATCATGAGTTCATAGAATACTGCTGGTATCTCGCACACAGGCGTGTACTGCCATTGTTACTGACAGGTTGGCCATGGCCTCAATCAAATAATTCGACTCAAAGCTAGGCAAAAagggaaggggaaaaaaagaggAACTCAAACGATCATTCTTTCAAATTCAAATCGGTACTgcctttttaaaataaaaaaaatttgaaatcaaaATCCTTGATTTTTCCACCTCCAAAGTTTGCTTTCAACTCCTCGATTCTGAAGCTTCCACCCGAGGTCAGGGGCTTCCTCTGCTACACTTTTCGGCGGTTACGCCGCCGGTGGCGAAATAATTCAGCGACACATGCATCTCCTCTGCGATGGATCCAATCTACCAGGCCTGCGGATGATTAGCAGTCGCGCCTGGCAGGGGGAGAGCGTACTCGTACGTGGTGGTACGCGCCTGCAGCCCCTGGCCCCCTGCCACGCCAGGCAAGGGGTACAAGTTGTTGGTTGGTTTGGATCCTAGTAGCTGGCTTCATGGGTTATTGCCTGGATGGATGGGCCAGTAGGCCATGCCGCCAGCGCCATGGGCAGGCCACTCTCAAAATCATTGGAGCTCGGCAGGCATCGGCATCTATCGCCGATCGCGTAGCAGCAACCTCGATCGCTCGATGATTGTCATGCTCATGCATGGGAGGGTCGTCGTCTCAGCTCGACCAATAATGGCTATGGGCGATCAGCATTCAGCACTGCACTCGCTGATTCATTAATAAGCTGGCCGGCCTGCAGGCCTAGTTACCCAAACGCTGTCACGCATAAAGCAGCTGCCGCCAGGGTGGCTGCACATGTGCATTGCATGCATGATTAGCCGCAGGATCTGTTAGGTCAATATCGGTggtttgatatatatatatatatataaaaacgTGTGCATTTATTATTTCGTCATCGTCGTGGCATAATCTTCTCCATCGATTCATAACCGTACgtgttgcattcatgcattGGTACGTTAGGTACACGCGCTGGCCGGGCGCTGTTCGTCCTGCGTCGACCCGTGCAACCAGCAGGCAGGCTCCACCGGCACATGCACGCGGACGCGCCGGGTGGGCTCACCTGACCTCACGCgcgcctagctagctagctagctagctagcgtgGGCACGGGCGCACGGCGCCTTCCTGGGATCGGTCTTGCATTGCAGCGGCGGCGACTGTTACGCAGGCCTATTATAATCGCCCATGCCAATGGATGGGCATGCATGCACCAAGTCCACCACACGCCCTGCAACAGCAATCCTGCACGCACGAGCACGACGAGCACGAGCACGTAcgacgcgtcgccgtcgcccacGGCCGGGAAAAAGGCCGGGGCCTCGGCTCCGCTCCGATCCGTCCGCTCCACCGGTCAGGTCCGGGTCCGGCGGGGGGGACGCGACGAGCGAAACACGGCTTTTCTCCGTCTGACGCCGCCCTCGATTCGGACGAACACGGGCGACCATCGCGCAGTGCACTGCACGCGTACACATCGGTCGTTTACGTTGATGGATCGCCCACAGAccacagctgctgctgctgctgctgcttcctcgACCGCGTCCGAGAGGTCAAAGCAGCAGCTTGTTGGCGGCGACATGTGGCTAGTGTTCACGCGCCTAACACTTGCCGGCCGGCCATGTCTAGCAGTCtaggctagctagctagctactgctACGAGGTCGATGCTTTCGCCGACCGTCGGACGAAgtccggcggccggggcggcggaggcgcgatTGACCCAGGGCAGGCTGCAACGCGTGCCCAAACACTCCGATCGTCTGGGCTCAATTAGCTACTCATACTGACGTTTCACGCCCGCCGCAAGCCTTCGTCGCCGTTGCTGCAGCTACTAATCTTTTAATTTctgcataatatatatataacctTGCATTATTATTATATTGGCCGGATGCATGCATGTACGTATATGTAGGCTATAGAATATAATATTAAGTGGAGCTTAGAAATACTAATAGTAATTCATTCAGCCGGGTGGGTGGGTGCGTGCGTTCCTCTGCGCCGTGCATGTGAGGTACAAGCAGACGGTGGCTGCAGCTAGCAGTGCCAAGCAAATCGATCGATCGCACCGGTAGTGGTGGCGCCTCGCTCTGCCGCCTGCTGCTAGCTGCTTTCTGCAGGGTCGGGTCATgcatggcatgtgcacgcgacgaGCGACGCCCATTCAGATAGTTGGCTTGGCTCTGGCGGGATGCACCCAGCACCCTGCCTGCGTGCCGTGTCTGTCCGGAGATCTCACAGTAGATCTTGGATCGGAGCACCATGTACTTGTACGTACACACAGCCTGTACGTACGTGGCGGCATGTACTGTAGCTATAGGTAGGCAGCCAAGCTGGAATATGTGTGCTAGGGCTAGCCAATCAGCTCTCCTCTCTCCACTGCGGACACAGGATACATTAATAATTTAATATATATACAGCCATTACTGTGTACTACAGACTACCAGGGCCGTCGATCACCTCATCATGCTccagaattatatttttcaactACCTAACTACAAATGCTGTTgagtaataataaaaaaaagatgaagCTAATTTTCAGGTCTTTGGATTTTTTATGTACTATACCTTTATTTATGTTCTCTGTATAGCTGGATTTAATTTGCAGCAGCATCGGTTAACGCATTTTGTTTCTTTCTAGGCTTAAGTTGATTATTTTCTTAATTGAATTTGTTAGTCCTTAAGCTCACTGAACCTTTGCCATGCATCTACCCCCATGCTGAATAGCCGACAATGCTCTTCGTCTACTTCCTCATGCTCATACATAGGCTACTTTCAGGCCCACTTCATTTTTTGAAACGCCTGGCCCACTCTATACCCTACATATGCAGAGAGGCAGGGCAGGCTTCTCTCAATTTTCCACCACCCTGTGCATCAGTGTAAATGGAGCACAAGCATTgttcaacaaaagaaaaagaaaatcatgagagggtATGGTACTTCTATAATAGAACAGACAAAAGGTGGTCCAAGGAAGCTCCAGCAAGCTGTGCTTGCATGAAGAGTTGTAACCTCTGCACTGCAAGCCATGTCGTCCTTTTTAACCCGTCCCCtctccatggccggccggccttctCTTGTTAGACCCATGCCTGCTGCTTCCTGTGTGGTAAATTACTAACTAGCTTCCTCTCTGCTGCTTTCTACTACTACATGAtgccacaaaggcacaaagTTTCTTCTCGGGCATGAGCAGGGAAGCCGcaaggctgccgccgccgcgcgcctagGTAGCATTTGGTTATATAAGGAGGGATCATGAGAGCAAATGGCAGCAGGAGAGATTGGAGAGTGAGTGTGTATAGCCTAGCTGATAGCCTCACTCTTCAAGTCCATGCCATGCCTTTCCACAGCTTTCTTgaacttctctctctctcccctctcctccctcctctctctctcagaATCAATTGCGCGTTCAAGTTGTGTAGAAGGTCAAGAAAGCTGTGGGAAGAAATGACATAACAAGGACTTTGAATtctgttacaaaataccaacgaGATGTCATGCTATTTCCCATCTGCCACGTAAGTTACTTCCGGGAATCCGTCATGTTTTTCAGCTTCATGGGAATCGCTACCTACCGCGCAACTTGAAACTTTGATGCAGTTGAGTAATGCAGTgcagttttttctttcttcttctgttcataatttttttttgctttatttCTTCTTTGTGCTTCTGTGATCTATGCGCCCTTTTTGATCTTACATCCTCTTTTTACCCATGAATCCAGTAAAATTGAATTGTGACTCCAGccttttttcttcctttctccGCCAAGCTAATAAGATTGCTAATAAGCTTAGCTTCTCAGTTGTGAAAATATGGAGCTACTGGATTTGGCACATATGGACGGATAGGTCTGATAGATTGCTTCTATAACTTTCAGCTTTCAGAAATTTTCATTGTGCCACTTGAAAAGGTTAGCCGTGCATACTTTATAGCTTTCTCGCTCAATATTTCTTGCAAACCTGATGCGTCACTGATACCGCCCAGCAGCCCAGGCTCATGAAGTATATATAAGCCTATTTTTACTAaaatatttttgcttgtgtccCTTACCCTTCTCTACAGAAAGAAGTCAATCATCTTTTCCTCACTGCTTTCATATTTTTTCTGGCTACATAAAAACGCAACTTTGATACAAAGAGCGTGTCTTGACTTGATGGTAAGGATATTAATCCAAAACCAGCTGCTCCTTGAAGTTCTCATAAACTCCAATACGTCCTAGGAATTGAACGTTTCTTAATTATCATCTCAGTGCTGAC
This window of the Panicum virgatum strain AP13 chromosome 1K, P.virgatum_v5, whole genome shotgun sequence genome carries:
- the LOC120645353 gene encoding vesicle-associated membrane protein 711-like, with translation MGRIEYAVVARGAVVLAEHGAAGSNAGAVARQVLERLPDGGNDCNVSYTQDLHVFHVKRTDGITALCMADDAAGRRIPFAFLADIHGRFVKTYGRAALTALAYAMNDEFSRVLSQQMDYYSNDPNADSITRTRGEIDQVRGIMLDNIDKVLERGDRLELLVDKTATMEGNTMRFKRQARRFRNTMWWRNVKLTAAIIFILTVIVYLVIAYLCHGFTLPSCVP
- the LOC120645341 gene encoding 26S proteasome regulatory subunit 6A homolog, whose translation is MSSSAPAPAAMAVDDAEDDQLASMSTEDIIRASRLLDNEIRVHKDELQRTNLELESVKEKIKENQEKIKLNKQLPYLVGNIVEILEMNPEDEAEEDGANIDLDSQRKGKCVVLKTSTRQTIFLPVIGLVDPDKLKPGDLVGVNKDSYLILDTLPSEYDSRVKAMEVDEKPTEDYNDIGGLEKQIQELVEAIVLPMTHEDRFQKLGIRPPKGVLLYGPPGTGKTLMARACAAQTNATFLKLAGPQLVQMFIGDGAKLVRDAFQLAKEKAPCIIFIDEIDAIGTKRFDSEVSGDREVQRTMLELLNQLDGFSSDERIKVIAATNRADILDPALMRSGRLDRKIEFPHPSEEARARILQIHSRKMNVNPDVNFEELARSTDDFNGAQLKAVCVEAGMLALRRDATEVTHEDFNEGIIQVQAKKKSSLNYYA